From Domibacillus sp. DTU_2020_1001157_1_SI_ALB_TIR_016, a single genomic window includes:
- a CDS encoding acyl-CoA carboxylase subunit beta, protein MKDMFDAIHYLQDKRREVELGGGDERIDKQHEKGKQTARERIDLLVDEGTFVELNPFVKHRSTDFGLDHIEGPGDGVVTGYGKVNGRPIYLFSQDFTVFGGALGEMHAQKIVHVMDLAAKNGAPFVGLNDSGGARIQEGVLSLDGYGQIFYRNAIYSGVIPQISVILGPCAGGAVYSPAITDFVFMVDQTSQMFITGPKVIETVTGEKISAEDLGGAKVHNTVSGNAHFRGRTEEEVIEGVRTLLTYLPQNNHQKTPLSAVKDESDYRDDLADIVPFDGLRPYDVRLVVSQVVDTGSFMEVQKEFAKNIVVGFARIKGEAVGLVCNQPKCMAGGLDIDSSDKAARFIRFCDSFNIPLITFEDVSGFFPGVKQELGGIIRHGAKILYAYSEATVPKITVILRKAYGGAYVALNSKSIGADLVFAWPNAEIAVMGPEGAANIIFAREIAESPNPEAARQAKIEEYRRKFAHPYVAAAHGIVDDIIDPRETRIKLIQALDMMRTKQEDRPKKKHGNMPL, encoded by the coding sequence ATGAAGGATATGTTTGATGCTATTCATTATTTGCAGGATAAACGGCGGGAAGTGGAATTGGGCGGCGGCGACGAGCGAATTGACAAGCAGCATGAAAAAGGAAAACAAACAGCACGTGAGCGGATTGACCTGCTTGTAGATGAAGGTACATTCGTCGAATTAAACCCATTTGTCAAACATCGGAGCACAGACTTTGGACTTGACCACATCGAGGGGCCTGGAGACGGAGTTGTCACGGGATACGGGAAAGTAAACGGCCGTCCGATTTATTTGTTCTCACAGGATTTTACCGTTTTCGGAGGCGCTCTCGGTGAAATGCACGCACAGAAAATTGTTCACGTAATGGATTTAGCGGCTAAAAATGGTGCTCCTTTTGTCGGTTTAAACGACTCAGGAGGAGCCCGTATTCAAGAAGGAGTCCTTTCGCTTGATGGATACGGCCAAATTTTTTATCGGAATGCGATTTATTCAGGAGTGATTCCGCAAATCTCAGTTATTTTGGGCCCATGTGCAGGCGGCGCGGTGTATTCGCCGGCCATTACTGATTTTGTGTTTATGGTCGACCAAACGAGCCAGATGTTTATTACAGGCCCCAAAGTGATTGAAACGGTAACAGGTGAAAAAATTTCGGCCGAAGATTTAGGCGGGGCGAAGGTACATAACACCGTCAGCGGCAATGCCCATTTTCGCGGCCGTACAGAAGAAGAAGTCATAGAAGGCGTGCGCACATTATTAACCTATCTCCCTCAGAACAATCATCAAAAAACACCTCTTTCTGCAGTAAAAGATGAAAGCGATTACCGAGACGACTTGGCGGATATAGTGCCATTTGACGGGCTTCGTCCATACGATGTGCGCCTCGTTGTCAGCCAAGTTGTCGATACAGGCTCTTTTATGGAAGTTCAAAAAGAATTCGCCAAAAACATTGTAGTCGGCTTTGCCAGAATAAAAGGAGAAGCGGTCGGTCTTGTCTGCAATCAGCCAAAATGTATGGCAGGAGGGCTCGATATCGATTCATCTGATAAAGCAGCCCGGTTTATCCGCTTTTGTGATTCGTTTAATATTCCCCTTATTACATTTGAAGATGTTTCAGGCTTTTTTCCGGGTGTGAAGCAGGAGCTGGGCGGAATTATCCGCCACGGTGCCAAAATTCTGTACGCTTATTCAGAAGCGACCGTGCCGAAAATTACAGTGATTTTAAGAAAAGCGTATGGCGGTGCTTATGTTGCCCTTAATTCAAAGTCCATTGGCGCTGACCTCGTATTTGCCTGGCCGAATGCGGAAATTGCCGTTATGGGGCCTGAAGGCGCTGCAAATATTATTTTTGCCCGTGAAATTGCCGAAAGTCCAAATCCAGAAGCGGCCCGTCAGGCGAAAATAGAAGAGTACCGCAGAAAATTTGCTCACCCTTATGTGGCGGCAGCCCACGGGATCGTGGATGATATCATTGATCCGCGCGAAACACGCATTAAATTAATTCAGGCTCTTGATATGATGCGGACAAAACAAGAGGACCGGCCAAAGAAAAAACATGGAAACATGCCTTTATAA
- the prli42 gene encoding stressosome-associated protein Prli42, which yields MRNKTFQKIIVYLMLFAMLISTLMFGLTMFM from the coding sequence ATGCGTAATAAAACATTTCAAAAGATTATTGTGTATTTAATGTTATTTGCAATGTTGATTTCAACACTTATGTTTGGCTTAACGATGTTTATGTAA
- a CDS encoding M20/M25/M40 family metallo-hydrolase encodes MNEERLVNEFLELVQTDSETKHEQVIAQLLKKKFEDLGLDVHEDEAAAKTGHGAGNLICTLTGNKPGVDPIYFTSHMDTVVPANGVKPVVENGIVKTDGTTILGADDKAGLAAMFEMIRQLKERNIEHGDIQFIITVGEESGLVGAKVLDPSLIKAKYGFALDSDGDVGNIIIAAPTQAKITAHVYGKTAHAGVAPEKGVSAITMAAKAIARMPLGRIDEETTANIGRFEGGQATNIVCDYVKILAEARSLVPDKMEEQAGKMKAAFEEVAAVMGGRAEVEIEVMYPGFKFGADDHVVQVAQKAAAKIGRPSELLTSGGGSDANVIAGFGIPTVNLAVGYEDIHTVNEKMPVKELVKLAEMAVAIVEITAE; translated from the coding sequence ATGAATGAAGAACGTTTAGTAAATGAATTTTTAGAACTTGTACAAACAGATTCAGAAACAAAGCATGAACAGGTGATTGCCCAGCTGCTTAAAAAGAAATTTGAAGACCTTGGCTTGGATGTTCATGAAGACGAGGCAGCGGCAAAAACAGGACATGGAGCCGGCAATTTAATTTGTACCCTGACGGGAAATAAACCGGGCGTTGACCCAATTTATTTTACCTCTCATATGGATACAGTGGTTCCGGCCAACGGGGTAAAGCCTGTTGTAGAGAACGGCATCGTCAAAACGGATGGCACAACCATTTTAGGGGCGGATGATAAAGCCGGGCTTGCGGCCATGTTTGAAATGATCCGCCAGCTCAAAGAGCGTAATATCGAGCACGGAGACATTCAATTTATCATTACAGTCGGGGAAGAGTCCGGGCTTGTAGGAGCGAAAGTGCTTGACCCATCCCTTATCAAAGCTAAATACGGATTTGCTCTTGATAGTGACGGGGATGTCGGCAACATTATTATAGCCGCACCGACGCAGGCCAAAATTACGGCGCATGTATACGGGAAAACAGCGCACGCCGGTGTAGCACCTGAAAAAGGCGTCTCAGCGATCACAATGGCTGCTAAAGCAATTGCGCGCATGCCTCTTGGCCGGATTGACGAGGAAACGACTGCGAATATTGGCCGCTTTGAAGGCGGACAGGCAACCAATATCGTTTGTGATTATGTTAAAATTTTGGCGGAAGCCCGCTCGCTTGTACCGGATAAAATGGAGGAGCAGGCGGGTAAAATGAAAGCCGCTTTTGAAGAAGTGGCAGCCGTAATGGGCGGACGTGCAGAAGTAGAAATTGAAGTCATGTATCCAGGCTTTAAATTTGGTGCTGACGATCATGTTGTACAAGTAGCACAAAAAGCTGCCGCAAAAATCGGCCGGCCATCCGAGCTTTTAACAAGCGGCGGCGGAAGCGACGCCAATGTCATTGCCGGTTTTGGCATTCCAACTGTCAACCTGGCTGTCGGATACGAAGATATTCATACAGTGAACGAAAAAATGCCGGTAAAAGAACTAGTCAAGCTTGCCGAAATGGCGGTCGCTATTGTGGAAATTACAGCAGAATAA
- a CDS encoding BrxA/BrxB family bacilliredoxin: MGMNFNFFMNDVVRQARDEIKAAGYSELTTPEEVDAALNEKGTTLVMVNSVCGCAGGIARPAAAHAIHYDKRPDRLVTVFAGQDKEATAQARSFFTGYPPSSPSFALLKDGQIQAMVERHEIEGHHPMSVVEHLQSLFDQHCEEV, translated from the coding sequence ATGGGAATGAATTTTAATTTTTTCATGAATGATGTTGTTCGCCAGGCGCGCGATGAAATCAAAGCGGCCGGCTATTCAGAGCTTACAACACCCGAGGAAGTCGATGCAGCTCTAAACGAAAAAGGAACAACACTTGTAATGGTGAATTCTGTATGCGGCTGTGCCGGAGGAATTGCCCGTCCAGCAGCAGCACATGCGATTCATTATGACAAGCGCCCTGACCGTTTAGTGACTGTGTTCGCAGGGCAGGATAAAGAAGCGACAGCTCAGGCGCGCAGCTTTTTCACAGGTTATCCGCCGTCTTCTCCATCTTTTGCTTTATTAAAAGATGGACAGATTCAAGCGATGGTGGAACGCCATGAAATTGAAGGGCATCACCCGATGTCTGTCGTTGAACATCTGCAATCACTCTTCGATCAGCACTGCGAAGAAGTGTAA
- a CDS encoding methylmalonyl-CoA mutase family protein, translating to MADQLFPPVSEADWKAAAEAALKGASLSALCTETAEGFQLKPLYVKEDRSVLSPLPGEKPFTRGFRAAWSFPETNAELGIDPISSGAAAGVFPEDSALQAVRKGERITVNTVPYHTAGANAVQELALALSEAACFLKAERKEWETVSKWLFHFAAGTSFFTEIAKIRAFRTLWSAFVDIYQIEGHQKPVLSVETSESMLSVLDPHVNLLRTSSAAFAAVVGNVDYVKVSPFDQIKEGASSELAERMARNIPSILKHEALLDKVMDPAGGSYYIESLTEEIGRRAWDLFAEIEEAGGIKQALTAGSIQKNIEAVRTKKEQDTAKLRFKMIGVNHYADPGGQVQQPKKPAVQKAARGELIQPVVPKRTAEPFEALRLEAVKLRQTGQSLTAGLICFGERKTYQKRADYAAGVLSAGGIKTICSEGCRTIEEAVAFIQNHSTSYYCICGSDETYEQFGSSLAPSLKKAANGAVIDSAGSQAVEGADGRIAAGDDTVKKLTQILAVFKGGRPA from the coding sequence TGGCTGATCAATTATTTCCACCGGTATCAGAGGCAGATTGGAAAGCAGCTGCAGAAGCTGCATTAAAAGGCGCTTCTTTATCGGCTTTGTGTACAGAAACTGCAGAAGGATTTCAGTTGAAACCGTTGTATGTGAAGGAAGATCGCAGCGTACTTTCACCTTTGCCAGGTGAAAAGCCGTTTACCAGAGGGTTTCGAGCTGCGTGGTCTTTTCCGGAAACAAATGCTGAGCTGGGGATCGACCCTATTTCTTCCGGTGCTGCAGCCGGCGTTTTTCCAGAAGATTCCGCTCTTCAAGCTGTACGAAAAGGAGAAAGGATTACCGTTAATACCGTTCCTTACCACACAGCCGGAGCGAATGCAGTTCAGGAACTCGCCTTGGCGCTTTCGGAGGCGGCCTGCTTTTTAAAAGCGGAAAGAAAAGAGTGGGAGACGGTCTCAAAGTGGCTGTTTCATTTTGCCGCCGGCACCAGCTTTTTTACAGAAATAGCGAAAATCCGGGCTTTCCGCACACTTTGGTCTGCCTTTGTGGATATATATCAGATTGAAGGCCATCAAAAGCCGGTGCTGAGTGTGGAAACAAGTGAATCGATGCTGTCTGTCCTAGATCCTCATGTAAACCTGTTACGTACAAGCAGCGCCGCGTTTGCTGCTGTCGTTGGAAATGTTGATTATGTAAAAGTATCCCCATTTGATCAAATAAAAGAAGGAGCTTCCTCCGAGCTTGCTGAGCGGATGGCCCGCAACATACCGTCCATTTTAAAGCATGAGGCACTGCTCGACAAAGTAATGGACCCCGCAGGAGGCTCTTATTATATCGAGTCACTTACCGAAGAAATTGGCCGAAGAGCCTGGGATTTATTTGCGGAAATCGAAGAAGCCGGCGGGATCAAGCAGGCCTTAACGGCTGGATCGATTCAAAAAAATATAGAAGCGGTCCGCACAAAAAAAGAACAAGATACAGCGAAGCTCCGGTTTAAAATGATCGGGGTTAACCACTACGCTGATCCAGGAGGGCAGGTCCAGCAGCCGAAGAAGCCGGCGGTACAAAAAGCAGCACGGGGAGAACTTATCCAGCCTGTTGTGCCAAAAAGAACAGCAGAGCCATTTGAAGCGCTTCGATTGGAAGCTGTAAAGCTGCGACAAACTGGACAGTCTCTTACAGCGGGATTGATTTGTTTCGGTGAACGGAAAACTTATCAAAAGCGGGCCGATTATGCGGCAGGTGTTTTGTCTGCGGGAGGAATTAAAACAATTTGTTCTGAGGGGTGCCGCACAATAGAGGAAGCTGTTGCGTTTATCCAAAACCATTCAACAAGCTACTACTGCATTTGCGGCTCCGATGAGACGTATGAACAATTCGGTTCCTCTCTGGCGCCTTCGCTGAAAAAAGCAGCAAACGGTGCGGTGATTGATAGTGCCGGAAGCCAGGCAGTGGAGGGGGCTGACGGACGGATTGCGGCTGGAGACGACACGGTAAAAAAACTCACGCAAATCCTTGCCGTGTTTAAGGGAGGCCGTCCTGCATGA
- the meaB gene encoding methylmalonyl Co-A mutase-associated GTPase MeaB, translated as MSGKQKGGEEKGNASHDGMTAPPPKRFRKKNRPLPEPASLAAAVRSGSVTDLAKAITCIESSTPAHFEYSEQLLQLLLPHTGNSIRVGITGVPGAGKSTFIESFGLMLCEQGRRVAVLAIDPSSSISGGSILGDKTRMEELAKHSNAFIRPSPSGGTLGGVHGKTRETILLCEAAGFDVILVETVGVGQSEGIVRNMVDFFMMLVLTGAGDDLQGIKKGIMELADAIVINKADGPNKPLAERTRKEYEQFLHAIKPYTEGWKSKAYTCSALENEGIDMLWQAIQSFQSVTQKTGTFDKRRRTQVKAWMHTLIADELDRYFYHHPYVKEHLDGWEQQSMAGSVTPAQAARALCKQVLQAYK; from the coding sequence ATGAGCGGTAAACAAAAAGGAGGAGAGGAAAAGGGCAACGCGTCTCATGATGGCATGACAGCACCGCCGCCCAAAAGGTTTCGCAAAAAGAACCGTCCGCTGCCTGAGCCAGCATCACTCGCTGCTGCAGTAAGGAGCGGATCGGTAACGGATTTGGCAAAGGCGATTACTTGTATAGAAAGCAGCACACCGGCTCATTTTGAATATAGCGAGCAGCTGCTTCAACTGCTGCTGCCGCATACAGGAAACTCGATTCGGGTTGGAATAACGGGGGTGCCGGGGGCAGGAAAAAGCACGTTTATTGAATCATTTGGCCTTATGCTATGTGAACAGGGCCGCCGGGTTGCTGTTTTGGCCATTGATCCGAGCTCTTCCATTTCAGGAGGCTCTATTTTAGGGGATAAAACAAGAATGGAAGAGCTGGCGAAGCATTCAAATGCTTTTATCCGCCCTTCGCCATCCGGAGGAACGCTTGGCGGTGTACACGGGAAAACACGCGAAACCATTCTTTTATGCGAAGCTGCCGGCTTTGATGTCATCCTCGTAGAAACAGTTGGCGTAGGCCAAAGTGAAGGCATCGTTCGCAATATGGTTGATTTTTTTATGATGCTTGTGTTAACGGGGGCCGGAGATGACCTGCAGGGAATCAAAAAAGGGATTATGGAACTGGCAGATGCCATTGTAATCAACAAAGCAGATGGTCCGAATAAGCCGCTGGCTGAACGAACGAGAAAGGAATACGAACAGTTTCTTCATGCGATAAAGCCATATACGGAAGGATGGAAATCCAAAGCTTATACGTGCTCCGCTTTGGAAAACGAAGGCATAGATATGCTCTGGCAGGCGATCCAATCTTTTCAATCCGTTACACAAAAAACGGGTACATTTGATAAGCGGCGCCGTACTCAGGTAAAAGCATGGATGCATACGTTGATTGCAGATGAGCTGGATCGCTATTTTTATCATCATCCGTACGTGAAGGAGCATCTCGATGGCTGGGAACAGCAGTCCATGGCGGGCAGTGTAACTCCAGCCCAGGCCGCCCGGGCACTTTGTAAACAAGTACTTCAAGCTTATAAATAA
- the mce gene encoding methylmalonyl-CoA epimerase codes for MNKVDHIGIAVSSLEAALSLYTGQLGMTHIKTETVASQKVRVAFIDAGNVKLELLEPAAPDSPIARFIQKRGPGIHHIAFNVKDIETRIAEMKSRGIEMIQEEPAAGAGGAKIAFMHPKSTGSVLMELCEKGEGKA; via the coding sequence ATGAATAAAGTCGATCATATTGGCATAGCCGTTTCATCATTGGAAGCAGCACTTTCACTGTATACCGGGCAGCTTGGCATGACTCATATCAAAACAGAAACAGTCGCGTCACAAAAGGTGCGCGTCGCTTTTATTGATGCCGGTAATGTAAAATTGGAATTATTAGAGCCGGCTGCGCCTGACAGCCCAATCGCCCGGTTTATCCAAAAACGAGGGCCTGGCATCCACCATATCGCGTTTAACGTGAAAGATATCGAGACGAGAATAGCAGAGATGAAAAGCCGGGGAATTGAGATGATTCAAGAAGAGCCGGCCGCCGGTGCGGGAGGAGCTAAAATTGCTTTTATGCATCCGAAGTCAACAGGCAGCGTGCTGATGGAACTGTGTGAAAAAGGGGAGGGCAAAGCATGA
- a CDS encoding aromatic acid exporter family protein — protein sequence MIKIGYRTSKTALGIAVSILIAEWIGLHNSASAGIIAILCIQNTKQQSLKASWTRLVAGMLALFYSAVFFELLAYHAVVIGLILIVFIPTTVALKVQEGIVSSTVLILHMYAAKEVSTALLLNEMALVIIGVGIALVLNSYMPSVENELVKMQQQTEELFERIFKEIISYLRTNEHTWDGKELTETAELLKRAKSLSYKDVQNHFTRHNSLFYQYFTMREKQFEIIERLISVVISISHRPEQAEMIASFMEEVKGNIHPGNTAKLHLSHLNDLKREFEEMPLPKTREEFEARAALLQFVREMERYLRIKARFRGMKKRAAHRRRPSVT from the coding sequence ATGATCAAAATCGGGTACCGAACGTCCAAAACGGCTCTTGGTATAGCGGTGTCTATTTTAATTGCTGAATGGATCGGCCTTCACAACTCGGCTTCTGCCGGCATTATTGCCATTTTGTGTATTCAAAACACGAAGCAGCAGTCTTTAAAAGCTTCCTGGACCCGTCTTGTAGCCGGGATGCTCGCTCTTTTTTATTCCGCCGTTTTTTTTGAATTGCTTGCGTATCACGCGGTTGTGATCGGCCTGATCTTAATCGTCTTTATTCCGACAACCGTGGCGCTTAAAGTACAGGAAGGCATTGTTTCAAGCACCGTTCTTATTTTGCATATGTATGCTGCAAAAGAAGTTTCTACAGCGCTTCTCTTAAATGAAATGGCTCTTGTCATCATAGGAGTAGGCATAGCACTTGTACTCAATTCCTACATGCCGAGCGTAGAAAACGAGCTTGTAAAAATGCAGCAGCAGACAGAAGAACTGTTCGAGCGTATTTTCAAAGAAATTATCTCTTACTTACGAACGAATGAACACACTTGGGACGGAAAAGAACTGACGGAAACGGCCGAGCTGCTTAAACGGGCAAAATCGCTTTCCTACAAAGACGTACAAAACCATTTTACCCGTCATAACAGCTTGTTTTATCAGTACTTCACGATGCGTGAAAAGCAGTTTGAAATTATCGAACGGCTTATTTCAGTCGTGATTTCTATTTCTCACCGTCCGGAGCAGGCGGAAATGATCGCTTCTTTTATGGAAGAAGTAAAAGGGAATATTCACCCAGGCAATACTGCCAAGCTGCATTTAAGCCATTTAAATGATTTAAAACGGGAATTTGAAGAAATGCCTTTACCGAAAACACGCGAAGAGTTCGAAGCACGTGCTGCTCTTTTGCAGTTTGTAAGGGAAATGGAACGATATCTCCGTATTAAAGCACGGTTCCGGGGCATGAAAAAAAGAGCAGCCCATAGGCGCCGCCCTTCTGTTACATAA
- the scpA gene encoding methylmalonyl-CoA mutase, with product MNLKKRNPFNRPSEPSSKREQKQASANIKQLYEALSFQTNESIRLRALYTEKETEGLAHTNDYPGIVPFTRGPYPTMYITRPWTIRQYAGFSTAEESNAFYRRNLAMGQKGLSVAFDLPTHRGYDSDHPRVVGDVGKAGVAIDSVEDTNILFKGIPLDQMSVSMTMNGAVLPIMAFYIISAEEQGVAKEKLAGTIQNDILKEYMVRNTYIYPPETSMRIITDILGYTSAHMPKFNSISISGYHMQEAGAPADLELAYTLADGLEYVRTGLAAGIDIDSFAPRLSFFWAVGMNYFMEVAKMRAARRMWAELMKPFGPKNPKSRMLRAHSQTSGWSLTEQDPFNNVTRTLIEAHAAAMGHTQSLHTNALDEAIALPTDFSARIARNTQLFLQEETGITNVIDPWGGSYYVETLTDELMTRAWAHIGEIETLGGMTKAIETGIPKSKIEEAAARRQARIDSGEEVIIGVNRDRLSQEEAIDILDIDNTAVRLEQTDRLRNVRQNRDNHQVKQSLEAITTAVRSGKGNLLELAVQAARLRATLGEISAAVEAASGRHKAVIRTVSGVYSEHYSDAEQIEAVQKMTEEFKEQEGRRPRILVAKMGQDGHDRGAKVIASAYADLGFDVDIGPLFQTPEETAKQAVENDVHAVGFSSLAAAHKTLLPALVEELRNRGREDIVVFVGGVIPPKDYAFLKSHGAAAIFGPGTIIPVSAQVILEKIYERLGYEEVVE from the coding sequence ATGAATTTAAAAAAGCGAAATCCGTTTAACCGGCCGTCCGAACCGTCATCGAAACGGGAGCAGAAACAAGCATCAGCCAACATCAAGCAGTTGTATGAGGCACTATCCTTCCAAACAAACGAATCCATTCGCCTGCGTGCCCTCTATACAGAAAAAGAAACTGAGGGACTTGCTCATACAAATGATTATCCAGGTATTGTCCCATTTACCCGTGGCCCTTATCCAACCATGTACATCACGCGTCCGTGGACCATTCGCCAATATGCCGGCTTTTCAACAGCCGAGGAAAGCAATGCGTTTTACCGGCGCAATTTAGCAATGGGTCAAAAGGGGCTTTCTGTTGCGTTTGATCTGCCGACCCATCGGGGGTATGACTCCGATCATCCGCGTGTGGTCGGGGACGTGGGCAAAGCTGGCGTCGCCATTGACTCTGTAGAAGACACCAATATATTATTCAAAGGCATACCGCTTGATCAAATGTCGGTTTCTATGACCATGAACGGCGCTGTCCTGCCTATTATGGCTTTTTATATTATTTCGGCAGAAGAACAGGGAGTAGCGAAAGAAAAACTGGCCGGCACGATTCAAAATGATATTTTAAAGGAATATATGGTGCGCAACACGTACATTTATCCGCCGGAAACCTCCATGCGGATTATCACCGATATTTTGGGTTACACATCGGCTCATATGCCAAAATTCAATTCGATTTCCATCTCCGGCTATCATATGCAGGAAGCCGGTGCACCGGCTGACCTGGAGCTTGCTTATACGCTCGCTGACGGACTGGAGTATGTCCGTACAGGACTTGCTGCCGGCATTGACATTGATTCTTTTGCTCCCCGGCTATCCTTTTTCTGGGCGGTCGGCATGAATTATTTTATGGAAGTGGCGAAAATGCGTGCCGCCCGGCGGATGTGGGCAGAGCTGATGAAGCCATTTGGCCCTAAAAATCCAAAATCGCGCATGCTGCGGGCCCACTCGCAAACATCCGGCTGGAGCTTAACCGAACAGGACCCGTTTAATAATGTGACAAGAACGTTGATTGAAGCACATGCTGCAGCGATGGGGCACACACAATCTCTTCATACGAATGCCCTTGATGAAGCTATCGCTCTTCCAACCGATTTTTCGGCACGGATTGCCCGTAACACACAGCTCTTTTTACAGGAGGAAACAGGTATTACCAATGTGATTGATCCATGGGGCGGTTCGTATTATGTAGAAACACTCACCGATGAGCTGATGACACGTGCATGGGCCCATATTGGAGAAATTGAAACGCTTGGCGGGATGACAAAAGCGATAGAAACAGGGATTCCGAAGTCTAAAATCGAGGAAGCGGCTGCCCGCCGCCAGGCAAGAATCGATTCAGGGGAAGAAGTGATTATTGGCGTAAACCGGGACCGGCTTTCACAGGAGGAAGCGATCGACATTTTGGACATTGACAATACTGCTGTCCGTTTAGAACAAACGGACCGGCTGAGAAACGTGCGGCAAAACCGTGACAATCACCAAGTTAAACAATCACTCGAAGCGATTACAACGGCTGTTAGATCAGGTAAGGGAAACCTGCTTGAATTGGCTGTTCAAGCGGCAAGACTGCGGGCAACGCTCGGTGAAATCTCTGCTGCTGTAGAAGCAGCAAGCGGAAGGCATAAGGCGGTGATCCGGACAGTGAGCGGTGTGTACAGTGAACATTACTCGGATGCAGAACAAATAGAAGCGGTTCAGAAGATGACGGAAGAATTCAAAGAACAGGAAGGGCGGCGTCCACGGATTTTAGTTGCTAAAATGGGGCAGGACGGCCATGACCGGGGAGCGAAGGTGATTGCTTCTGCTTATGCAGACTTAGGCTTTGACGTGGATATCGGACCGCTTTTTCAAACGCCGGAAGAAACAGCCAAACAAGCAGTTGAAAATGATGTTCATGCCGTTGGCTTTAGTTCTCTTGCTGCTGCTCATAAAACGCTGCTGCCTGCGCTCGTAGAGGAATTGAGAAACCGCGGGCGGGAAGACATTGTCGTGTTTGTAGGCGGTGTGATTCCGCCAAAAGATTATGCTTTTTTAAAAAGCCATGGCGCTGCTGCTATTTTTGGGCCGGGAACCATTATTCCTGTTTCTGCTCAAGTAATCTTAGAAAAAATTTATGAACGGCTTGGGTATGAGGAAGTGGTGGAATGA